The Anopheles cruzii unplaced genomic scaffold, idAnoCruzAS_RS32_06 scaffold02027_ctg1, whole genome shotgun sequence DNA window TCGTACTTCCGGTACAGCTCACACACCACACTGAACGTACGCTCCTCGGAGCCCATGAACAGATGCGAACAGCCGATGAGCGGATAGCTTCTGGGTCCACCAATATCCTTCACGGAGCTGCGGGTCACTCGGGCCCAGAACCAGAAAAGCGCCACTAGCACAACGATTGCTGGTATGAAG harbors:
- the LOC128276677 gene encoding cytochrome P450 4d10-like; the protein is MFFIPAIVVLVALFWFWARVTRSSVKDIGGPRSYPLIGCSHLFMGSEERTFSVVCELYRKYDKMFRLTLGPKTILCLSDPDIIQQALTSVSSQNKAFFYRFLEMDYGLVSSRCTYSD